A single genomic interval of Gemmatimonadota bacterium harbors:
- the groL gene encoding chaperonin GroEL (60 kDa chaperone family; promotes refolding of misfolded polypeptides especially under stressful conditions; forms two stacked rings of heptamers to form a barrel-shaped 14mer; ends can be capped by GroES; misfolded proteins enter the barrel where they are refolded when GroES binds): MAAKELHFNVEARAALKRGVDQLAEAVKVTLGPKGRNVVIDKKFGAPTVTKDGVTVAKEIELSDPIENMGAQMVKEVATKTSDNAGDGTTTATVLAQAIFREGLKNVTAGANPMAIKRGIDKAVIAIIEELKKISVPTSGKKEIAQVGSISANNDKEIGDLIADAMEKVGKDGVITVEEARGLETTLETVDGMQFDRGYLSPYFITDPDKMEAVLEDAYILIHDKKVASMKDLLPVLEKVAQTGKPLLIISEDVEGEALATLVVNKIRGTLKIAAVKAPGFGDRRKSMLEDIAVLTNGNVISEEVGFKLENAVLTDLGRAKRIVIDKDNTTIIDGAGDEDKISGRIKEIEVAIEKSTSDYDKEKLQERKAKLAGGVAVINVGAATESEMKEKKARVEDALHATRAAVEEGIVPGGGVALVRAQVALKGMKLDHDEQIGVDIIRRAIEEPIRMIVYNAGGEGSIVVEKVRASKDKNFGYNALTDVYEDLVVAGVIDPTKVTRTALQNAASIASLLLTTEALIVEKKENHPPQMPQGGGGGMGGMY; encoded by the coding sequence ATGGCTGCAAAGGAACTGCATTTCAACGTTGAGGCTCGCGCAGCGCTCAAGCGCGGCGTGGACCAGCTCGCCGAGGCCGTGAAGGTCACGCTCGGCCCGAAGGGTCGTAATGTCGTGATCGACAAGAAGTTCGGCGCGCCGACGGTGACCAAGGACGGCGTGACGGTTGCCAAGGAAATCGAGCTCTCCGATCCGATCGAAAACATGGGCGCGCAGATGGTGAAGGAAGTCGCGACCAAGACCAGCGACAACGCGGGCGACGGTACGACGACCGCCACCGTGCTGGCGCAGGCGATCTTCCGCGAAGGCCTCAAGAACGTGACGGCCGGCGCGAACCCGATGGCGATCAAGCGCGGCATCGACAAGGCCGTCATCGCCATCATCGAGGAGCTCAAGAAGATCTCCGTCCCGACGAGTGGCAAGAAGGAAATCGCCCAGGTCGGTTCGATCTCCGCGAACAACGACAAGGAAATCGGCGACCTGATCGCCGACGCGATGGAGAAAGTGGGCAAGGACGGCGTCATCACGGTTGAAGAAGCCCGTGGCCTTGAGACGACGCTCGAGACGGTGGACGGCATGCAGTTCGACCGCGGCTACCTCTCGCCCTATTTCATCACCGATCCGGACAAGATGGAAGCCGTCCTCGAAGACGCCTACATCCTGATCCACGACAAGAAGGTCGCGTCGATGAAGGATCTCCTCCCGGTATTGGAGAAAGTCGCGCAGACCGGCAAGCCGCTGCTCATCATCTCGGAAGATGTCGAGGGTGAGGCGCTCGCCACGCTGGTCGTGAACAAGATTCGTGGCACGCTCAAGATTGCCGCCGTGAAGGCCCCGGGCTTCGGCGATCGTCGCAAGTCGATGCTCGAAGACATCGCGGTGCTCACCAACGGCAACGTGATCTCCGAAGAAGTCGGCTTCAAGCTCGAAAACGCCGTGCTCACCGATCTCGGCCGCGCCAAGCGCATCGTGATCGACAAGGACAACACGACGATCATCGACGGCGCCGGCGACGAAGACAAGATTTCCGGCCGCATCAAGGAAATCGAAGTCGCCATCGAGAAGAGCACGAGCGACTACGACAAGGAAAAGCTCCAGGAGCGTAAGGCCAAGCTCGCCGGCGGTGTTGCGGTGATCAATGTTGGCGCCGCGACCGAGAGCGAGATGAAGGAAAAGAAGGCTCGCGTCGAAGACGCGCTGCACGCCACGCGTGCCGCCGTTGAAGAAGGCATCGTCCCCGGCGGCGGCGTCGCACTCGTGCGCGCGCAGGTTGCCCTCAAGGGCATGAAGCTCGATCACGACGAACAGATCGGCGTCGACATCATCCGTCGCGCCATCGAAGAGCCGATCCGCATGATTGTCTATAATGCGGGTGGCGAAGGCTCGATCGTCGTGGAGAAGGTGCGCGCCTCGAAGGACAAGAACTTCGGCTACAACGCCCTCACGGACGTGTACGAAGATCTCGTCGTCGCGGGCGTCATCGATCCGACGAAGGTGACCCGCACGGCGTTGCAGAACGCCGCGTCGATCGCCTCGCTCCTCCTCACGACGGAAGCGCTGATCGTCGAGAAGAAGGAAAACCACCCGCCGCAGATGCCGCAGGGTGGCGGCGGTGGCATGGGCGGGATGTACTAG
- a CDS encoding biotin--[acetyl-CoA-carboxylase] ligase, translated as MAETYDARSAADIATALGVAHVELYAEVNSTMDVAHRAAEAQAVAGTVLLADRQSAGRGRGGKTWVSESGRGLWFTLLERPSTPSGLDVLALRLGLAAAPVLEAFADAPVRLKWPNDLYVGDRKLAGILVETRWREARVEWVAIGMGVNVSTPPEVATAAGLRPNTDRVDVLAKLVPALRRAAAERGPLSAIELATFAVRDYAAGRPCTAPAVGVVRGVTDDGSLAIVTDSGEQFFRAGSLVLAGDTP; from the coding sequence GTGGCTGAGACGTACGACGCGCGCAGTGCGGCCGATATTGCGACCGCCCTCGGCGTCGCTCACGTGGAGCTGTACGCGGAGGTGAACTCCACGATGGACGTGGCGCATCGCGCCGCCGAGGCTCAGGCCGTGGCTGGCACGGTGCTGCTGGCGGACCGGCAAAGCGCTGGCCGCGGCCGCGGCGGAAAGACGTGGGTGTCCGAGTCGGGCCGAGGACTCTGGTTCACTCTTCTCGAACGTCCTAGCACCCCCTCCGGACTCGACGTGCTCGCGTTGCGACTCGGATTGGCAGCGGCTCCCGTGCTGGAGGCCTTTGCCGACGCACCGGTGCGACTCAAGTGGCCCAATGATCTGTATGTTGGTGATCGAAAGCTTGCGGGCATATTGGTGGAGACGCGCTGGCGTGAGGCGCGCGTTGAGTGGGTGGCGATCGGCATGGGTGTGAATGTGTCGACTCCTCCTGAGGTGGCGACTGCCGCAGGGCTACGTCCCAACACCGATCGCGTTGACGTCTTAGCCAAGCTTGTGCCGGCGCTCCGCCGAGCCGCCGCAGAGCGCGGGCCGCTCTCCGCCATCGAGTTGGCAACCTTTGCGGTTCGCGATTACGCCGCCGGTCGGCCCTGTACCGCCCCCGCCGTCGGCGTCGTCCGCGGGGTGACGGATGACGGTTCGCTCGCTATCGTAACAGATTCCGGTGAGCAGTTCTTTCGCGCCGGTTCGTTGGTCCTCGCTGGAGACACGCCATGA
- a CDS encoding undecaprenyl-diphosphate phosphatase, with the protein MNDITVLQAIILGALQGLAEFLPVSSSAHLSLAPWAFGWKEPGLAFDVALHVGTLVALLWYFRAEWRRLLVAAWSIARTRRLQTLDDHRVLFLVIATIPGAIAGKLLKHQAESVFRTPALTATALIAMGAILWLVDARARRDRVIDSMRWLDALLVGCAQAFAIIPGVSRSGATITAGRAMGFDRTNAAVFSFLMSMPIIAAAAALELPAAVRESGVSLPLVVGVTTAGLSSWLAIAVLLRFVKTRGFAVFAMYRFILGAGVFALLALRGG; encoded by the coding sequence ATGAACGATATCACCGTACTGCAAGCGATCATCCTTGGCGCCCTGCAGGGACTCGCGGAGTTTCTCCCGGTCAGTAGCTCAGCGCATTTATCGCTCGCGCCGTGGGCCTTTGGTTGGAAGGAGCCAGGTCTCGCCTTTGACGTCGCTCTGCACGTTGGCACACTGGTGGCGCTTCTCTGGTATTTCCGCGCCGAATGGCGACGGCTCCTTGTGGCCGCGTGGAGCATCGCCCGCACGCGCCGGCTGCAGACGCTCGACGACCATCGCGTGTTGTTCCTTGTGATCGCGACCATCCCAGGCGCCATCGCGGGCAAGCTGCTCAAGCATCAGGCGGAGTCGGTGTTTCGCACGCCGGCGCTCACGGCGACGGCACTTATTGCGATGGGCGCGATCCTCTGGCTCGTGGATGCACGCGCGCGCCGAGATCGTGTCATCGACTCCATGCGTTGGCTGGACGCATTGCTCGTCGGGTGCGCGCAGGCATTCGCGATTATCCCCGGCGTCTCGCGCTCGGGCGCCACGATCACCGCGGGTCGTGCGATGGGGTTCGATCGCACCAACGCCGCAGTCTTCAGCTTCTTGATGTCTATGCCGATCATCGCGGCCGCGGCCGCGCTCGAACTGCCGGCGGCCGTGCGCGAATCCGGCGTATCGCTTCCGCTGGTGGTGGGGGTGACCACCGCCGGCCTGAGTAGTTGGCTTGCCATTGCGGTGCTGCTCCGCTTCGTCAAGACACGCGGCTTCGCTGTCTTTGCCATGTACCGGTTCATCCTCGGTGCTGGCGTCTTCGCACTCTTGGCCCTTCGTGGTGGCTGA
- the bshA gene encoding N-acetyl-alpha-D-glucosaminyl L-malate synthase BshA → MKIGITCYPTYGGSGAVATELGIALAHRGHEVHFITYQQPFRLPVFLPRVFFHEVDVSRYPLFQYPPYDLALAVRMHEVVINEGLDLLHVHYAIPHATSAWIAKQMLRDQGRDIPVITTLHGTDITIVGQDHSFHAITKFSIEKSDRVTAVSRFLKDETIRAFGCRTGEIQVIHNFIDPAVYNRTAHPPALRQQIGDDRRILMHISNFRPVKRVRDIIQIFAKVHERIPSVLVMVGDGPDRVAAEEEARTLGVEHDVQFLGRIQDVAPLLVSADLFVLTTDRESFGLSALESLACGAPVIAYDAGGVREVVKDGVSGALRPVGDIDAMAAAACDILGDPARWQTMSDAGVADARARFSSDQIVAEYEALYQSVLT, encoded by the coding sequence GTGAAGATCGGCATCACCTGCTATCCCACCTACGGCGGTTCAGGCGCGGTGGCCACGGAACTCGGCATCGCGCTCGCGCACCGCGGGCACGAGGTGCACTTCATTACCTACCAGCAGCCCTTTCGTCTGCCGGTCTTCTTGCCGCGCGTCTTCTTTCATGAAGTCGACGTCAGTCGCTATCCGCTCTTCCAATATCCTCCGTACGATCTCGCCCTCGCCGTCCGCATGCACGAGGTGGTGATCAACGAAGGGCTCGACCTCCTGCACGTGCACTATGCCATCCCGCACGCCACCAGTGCCTGGATTGCCAAGCAGATGCTGCGCGACCAAGGGCGAGACATTCCCGTCATCACCACGCTACACGGCACCGACATCACTATCGTCGGACAGGATCACTCGTTTCACGCGATCACCAAGTTCTCCATTGAGAAGTCTGATCGTGTCACGGCCGTGTCGCGCTTCCTCAAGGACGAGACCATTCGGGCCTTCGGTTGCCGCACGGGCGAGATTCAGGTCATTCATAACTTCATTGATCCCGCCGTCTATAACCGCACGGCGCACCCGCCCGCGCTGCGTCAGCAGATTGGCGATGATCGTCGCATTCTCATGCACATCTCGAACTTCCGCCCCGTCAAACGGGTGCGCGACATCATTCAGATCTTCGCCAAGGTGCACGAACGGATTCCGAGTGTGCTCGTGATGGTCGGTGATGGTCCGGACCGTGTGGCCGCTGAGGAAGAGGCGCGCACCCTCGGTGTCGAGCACGACGTGCAGTTCCTCGGACGCATTCAAGATGTCGCGCCGCTCCTCGTGTCGGCGGATCTCTTTGTGCTCACCACCGATCGCGAATCGTTCGGCCTCAGTGCCCTTGAATCCCTTGCCTGTGGCGCGCCAGTCATCGCATACGACGCGGGCGGCGTGCGCGAAGTCGTCAAAGATGGCGTATCCGGCGCGTTGCGCCCGGTCGGTGATATCGACGCGATGGCCGCCGCGGCCTGCGATATCCTCGGCGATCCCGCCCGCTGGCAGACCATGAGCGATGCCGGCGTCGCCGACGCGCGTGCGCGCTTTTCGTCCGATCAGATTGTCGCGGAGTACGAAGCGCTCTATCAATCCGTCCTCACATGA
- the groES gene encoding co-chaperone GroES, with translation MATKNASKVAPLADRVVVKPLEEAEQMRGGLYIPDTAKEKPQQGEVVAVGPGRTEDGKRVPMEVKAGDKVLYGKYSGTEVTVAGEQMLILRESDILAVVS, from the coding sequence ATGGCAACGAAGAACGCCTCGAAGGTCGCGCCGTTGGCCGACCGAGTCGTCGTCAAGCCGCTCGAAGAAGCGGAGCAGATGCGCGGCGGGTTGTACATCCCCGACACCGCCAAGGAAAAGCCGCAGCAGGGTGAAGTGGTCGCGGTTGGCCCGGGTCGCACCGAAGACGGCAAGCGCGTGCCGATGGAAGTGAAGGCCGGCGACAAGGTTCTGTATGGCAAGTACAGCGGCACCGAAGTGACCGTCGCTGGCGAACAGATGCTCATCCTCCGCGAGAGCGACATTCTCGCGGTCGTTTCCTGA
- a CDS encoding PilZ domain-containing protein has product MSQGHNKRDFYRVYYPPKVRPKFNIGGVTAEVIDASERGVAFRIPHKPMPELNSELAGTIRFHRREVDVSGVIMRVDEHKAVLLLDPPGIPMQVIVMEQQRQIASYPDFRAPS; this is encoded by the coding sequence ATGAGCCAAGGCCACAACAAACGCGATTTTTACCGCGTGTATTACCCACCGAAAGTCCGACCGAAGTTCAACATCGGCGGCGTGACCGCCGAAGTGATTGACGCCTCCGAACGAGGGGTCGCGTTTCGCATCCCCCACAAACCCATGCCGGAGCTGAACAGTGAGCTCGCGGGTACCATTCGGTTCCATCGACGTGAGGTGGACGTGTCGGGGGTGATCATGCGCGTGGACGAACACAAGGCCGTGCTGCTCTTGGACCCGCCGGGGATTCCGATGCAGGTGATTGTGATGGAGCAACAGCGGCAGATTGCGAGCTATCCGGATTTTCGCGCGCCATCGTAG
- a CDS encoding type III pantothenate kinase — MILCLDVGNTETTIGLCDGLTVQSRWRVTTDPSRTPDEVYFWLRALLDASGVDRATVQGSAIGSVVPAVTAPLADACERLSGFKSVIVDARSKLPITVDVDEPLTVGADRLINTLAASRLHKRDCIVVDLGTATTYDCITADGVFIGGVIAPGVQVSAESLFRRTSMLPATEIVAPKNVIGRRTDECIRSGVVLGSAESIDGLVRRIKAAWPRPAVPLVIATGGLAAAFKPLCSEIELVEPDLTLVGLAMAHALLVQ; from the coding sequence ATGATCCTCTGCCTCGACGTGGGAAACACCGAAACGACCATCGGGCTTTGCGACGGACTGACCGTGCAGAGCCGCTGGCGCGTGACCACCGACCCCTCGCGCACGCCCGATGAAGTCTATTTTTGGTTGCGCGCCCTCCTCGACGCGTCCGGCGTGGATCGCGCCACGGTGCAGGGGAGCGCCATCGGTTCCGTGGTGCCCGCGGTCACCGCGCCCCTCGCTGACGCCTGCGAACGACTCTCGGGCTTCAAGTCGGTGATCGTCGATGCTCGTTCCAAACTCCCGATTACCGTGGATGTCGACGAGCCGCTCACCGTAGGCGCCGACCGTCTCATCAACACGCTGGCCGCCAGCCGACTCCACAAGCGCGACTGCATCGTCGTTGACCTCGGCACCGCCACCACCTACGACTGCATCACCGCAGACGGCGTGTTCATTGGCGGCGTGATTGCGCCAGGCGTGCAAGTGTCGGCGGAGTCGTTGTTCCGGCGGACGTCAATGTTGCCGGCCACCGAGATCGTCGCTCCGAAGAACGTGATCGGGCGGCGGACCGACGAGTGCATCCGCTCCGGAGTGGTGCTCGGTTCCGCAGAGTCGATCGACGGATTGGTACGCCGCATCAAGGCGGCCTGGCCACGCCCCGCGGTTCCGCTGGTGATCGCCACCGGAGGGCTCGCCGCCGCCTTCAAGCCGCTGTGCTCGGAGATTGAGCTGGTGGAGCCAGACCTCACGCTGGTCGGGCTGGCCATGGCGCACGCGCTGCTGGTTCAGTAG
- a CDS encoding carbonic anhydrase, which translates to MLNLTRLFENNRAWAERMTRDDPAFFLERSRAQTPHFLAIGCSDSRVPLELLSGAAPGEMFVHRNVANQVFPADLNVLSVLEYAVEVLRVRHVLVVGHYGCGGVQAAMDAGQGQGLGLVDNWLGDVRDVQRRHRDELRDLPTVDDRFNRLVELNVLHQVVNLARTPVVQTAWSRNATPLLHGAVFDVRDGLLRSLVTAVDGNDKADALIPLA; encoded by the coding sequence ATGCTCAATCTGACCCGCCTCTTCGAAAACAACCGCGCATGGGCCGAACGCATGACGCGCGACGATCCGGCGTTCTTCTTGGAACGCTCGCGTGCGCAAACCCCGCATTTCTTGGCGATCGGGTGCTCGGATAGCCGCGTGCCGCTCGAACTGCTTTCCGGCGCTGCGCCAGGCGAGATGTTTGTGCACCGCAACGTGGCCAATCAGGTGTTTCCGGCTGACCTTAACGTGCTGTCGGTGCTGGAGTACGCGGTGGAAGTCCTCCGCGTGCGCCATGTGCTCGTGGTGGGCCACTACGGTTGCGGCGGCGTGCAGGCCGCGATGGACGCTGGCCAGGGCCAGGGTCTCGGGCTGGTGGATAACTGGCTCGGCGATGTGCGCGACGTACAGCGCCGCCACCGTGATGAATTACGCGACTTGCCGACGGTGGACGACCGATTCAATCGCTTGGTGGAACTCAACGTGTTGCATCAAGTGGTGAATCTCGCACGCACGCCAGTGGTGCAGACGGCGTGGTCGCGCAACGCGACGCCGTTGTTGCACGGCGCGGTGTTCGACGTGCGGGACGGGTTGTTGCGGTCGTTGGTGACGGCAGTGGATGGGAACGACAAGGCGGATGCGTTGATACCGCTGGCGTGA